From Pseudarthrobacter equi, a single genomic window includes:
- the pdhA gene encoding pyruvate dehydrogenase (acetyl-transferring) E1 component subunit alpha → MSTDETGQGGAQAHEGAGEFQEPGSSGEPAQKLVQLITPSGERVSHPEFDLWVQDITDEHLCSLFEDMTVIRRIDVEATALQRQGELALWPPLLGQEAAQIGSGRSLRSDDFVFSSYRENGVAYCRGVDLTDLLRVWRGNASGGWDPYAINMATPQIIIGAQTLHATGYAMGIQNDGADSVAVTYFGDGATSEGDVNEAMVFAASFQAPVVFFCTNNHWAISEPVRLQSHIQLADRAAGFGIPSLRVDGNDVLAVMAATRVALDRARRGGGPTFIEAVTYRMGPHTTADDPTRYRDANELEDWAAKDPISRVAALLERKGLLTDELQDHVRNNADTVAREMRKGCTTMPDPQPMDVFKHVYSAPNSWLDRQQDHYARYLASFGDPAGAVSEEGAR, encoded by the coding sequence GTGTCTACAGACGAAACGGGCCAGGGCGGCGCACAAGCCCATGAGGGCGCCGGCGAATTCCAGGAACCGGGGTCATCCGGCGAACCGGCTCAAAAGCTGGTCCAGCTGATCACACCGTCGGGGGAGCGGGTGAGCCACCCCGAGTTCGATCTCTGGGTACAGGACATCACGGACGAGCACCTTTGCTCGCTGTTCGAGGACATGACCGTCATCCGGCGCATCGACGTCGAGGCAACGGCCCTCCAGCGCCAGGGCGAACTCGCCCTGTGGCCCCCGCTGCTGGGGCAGGAAGCAGCACAAATAGGCTCCGGCAGGTCCCTGCGCAGCGATGACTTCGTCTTCTCCAGCTACCGCGAAAACGGTGTGGCGTACTGCCGTGGCGTGGACCTCACGGACCTCCTGCGCGTGTGGCGCGGCAACGCGTCCGGCGGCTGGGATCCGTACGCCATCAATATGGCAACGCCCCAGATCATCATCGGCGCCCAGACCCTGCACGCCACCGGCTACGCCATGGGCATCCAGAATGACGGCGCAGATTCCGTGGCCGTCACCTACTTCGGCGACGGCGCAACGAGCGAGGGCGACGTGAATGAAGCCATGGTCTTCGCAGCCAGCTTCCAGGCTCCCGTGGTGTTCTTCTGCACCAACAACCACTGGGCCATCTCGGAGCCGGTCCGGCTCCAGTCGCACATCCAGCTCGCGGACCGCGCTGCCGGCTTCGGGATCCCCAGCCTGCGGGTGGACGGCAACGACGTCCTCGCCGTCATGGCGGCCACCCGCGTTGCCCTCGACCGGGCACGGCGCGGCGGCGGCCCCACCTTCATCGAAGCAGTCACTTACCGGATGGGGCCGCACACCACCGCCGATGACCCCACCCGCTACCGCGACGCCAACGAACTTGAGGACTGGGCCGCGAAGGACCCCATCAGCCGGGTGGCGGCGCTGCTGGAACGCAAGGGGCTGCTGACCGACGAACTGCAGGACCACGTCAGGAACAATGCCGACACCGTGGCCCGCGAGATGCGGAAAGGCTGCACCACCATGCCGGACCCGCAGCCCATGGACGTCTTCAAACACGTATACAGCGCACCGAACTCGTGGCTGGACCGCCAGCAGGACCACTACGCCCGTTACCTGGCCTCCTTCGGCGACCCCGCAGGTGCCGTTTCAGAAGAAGGTGCACGCTGA
- a CDS encoding alpha-ketoacid dehydrogenase subunit beta: MTSMTFARAINAGLRKSLDHDPKVVLLGEDIGALGGVFRVTDGLQKDFGKHRVVDTPLAESAIVGTAVGLAYRGYRPVVEIQFDGFIYPAFDQIVSQVAKLHYRTRGAVKMPITIRVPFGGGIGSPEHHSESPEAYFTHTSGLRVVTVSNPQDAYTVIQQAIASDDPVLYFEPKRRYHDKGEVDEAAGLDAADPMGQARVLTDGTDVTLVAYGPLVKTALDAASAAADEGISIQVIDLRSLAPVDYDTVVASVRKTGRLVITHEAGQSGGLGAEVAASITERCFYHLEAAPVRVTGFDIPYPYSKLEMHHLPGLDRILDGVDRALGRPNSLSGLEG, encoded by the coding sequence ATGACTTCCATGACCTTTGCCCGCGCCATCAATGCGGGGCTGCGCAAATCACTCGACCATGACCCGAAGGTAGTCCTCCTCGGTGAGGACATCGGCGCCCTCGGCGGCGTGTTCCGCGTTACCGACGGGCTGCAGAAAGACTTCGGCAAACACCGCGTGGTGGACACGCCGCTGGCCGAATCCGCCATCGTGGGTACCGCCGTCGGCCTTGCCTACCGCGGCTACCGCCCCGTGGTGGAAATCCAGTTCGACGGCTTCATCTACCCCGCGTTCGACCAGATCGTCAGCCAGGTGGCCAAGCTGCATTACCGCACCCGCGGCGCAGTAAAAATGCCCATCACCATCCGGGTGCCGTTCGGCGGCGGCATCGGCTCGCCGGAGCACCACTCCGAGTCGCCGGAAGCCTACTTCACGCACACCTCCGGCCTCCGGGTGGTCACCGTGTCGAACCCGCAGGATGCCTACACGGTAATCCAGCAGGCCATCGCCAGCGACGACCCCGTCCTCTACTTTGAGCCGAAGCGGCGGTATCACGACAAGGGTGAAGTGGATGAGGCTGCCGGGCTGGACGCCGCAGATCCCATGGGGCAGGCCAGGGTCCTGACCGACGGTACCGACGTCACCCTGGTGGCCTATGGCCCGCTGGTGAAGACCGCCCTGGACGCCGCCTCTGCCGCCGCCGACGAAGGCATTTCCATCCAGGTCATCGACCTGCGCTCGCTGGCACCGGTGGACTACGACACCGTAGTGGCCTCGGTCCGGAAGACCGGCCGGCTGGTCATCACGCACGAGGCCGGGCAGTCCGGCGGGCTGGGAGCCGAAGTGGCCGCCAGCATCACCGAGAGGTGCTTCTACCACCTGGAAGCCGCGCCCGTCAGGGTTACCGGGTTCGACATCCCCTACCCCTACTCGAAACTCGAGATGCACCACCTGCCGGGCCTGGACCGGATCCTCGATGGCGTGGACCGTGCCTTGGGGCGGCCGAATTCACTGAGCGGGCTGGAAGGATGA
- a CDS encoding dihydrolipoamide acetyltransferase family protein: MSVTMIKEFRLPDLGEGLTESEILSWKVAVGDTVSLNQVIAEVETAKAVVELPSPFAGVIRELHEQPGTVVEVGKPIVSFEVADDAGPAPAGHAAPSRGVTPAGQRASGEEPAAPKREPNLVGYGAVVESSGRPARRPRNLPPVERSGDTTPAGAAPVRIEPAETIVIEARAGVPSGDRPRSTPPVRKLARDHGVDLALVTGTGPAGLITREDVQEFLRQGSAGQAAAPAGQKRAGGQGERETRTPIKGVRKHTAAAMVSSAFTAPHVTEFLTVDVTPSMELLAKLRGTRTFAGLKLTPLTLAAKAVLIALSRNPSLNSRWDEANQEIVTFNYVNLGIAAATPRGLTVPNIKDAHALTLEQLAEALALLADTARSGKTAPADLSGGTMSITNIGVFGIDAGTPILNPGEAAILALGAVRSMPWEYRGEVALRQVMTLSLSFDHRLVDGEQGSRFLADVGAILAEPGMVLTMV, translated from the coding sequence ATGAGCGTCACCATGATCAAGGAATTCCGGCTTCCCGACCTCGGGGAAGGGCTCACCGAGTCAGAGATCCTCAGCTGGAAAGTGGCCGTTGGGGACACCGTCAGCCTGAACCAGGTCATTGCCGAGGTGGAGACAGCCAAGGCGGTGGTGGAGTTGCCGTCCCCTTTCGCCGGCGTCATCAGGGAACTGCATGAGCAGCCCGGCACGGTTGTTGAGGTGGGCAAGCCCATCGTCTCCTTCGAGGTAGCGGACGACGCCGGGCCGGCACCGGCGGGGCATGCCGCACCTTCGCGTGGCGTTACGCCAGCCGGCCAGCGGGCGTCGGGGGAGGAACCGGCGGCGCCGAAACGGGAACCCAACCTCGTGGGGTATGGCGCCGTCGTCGAAAGCTCCGGCCGCCCCGCGCGCCGGCCCCGGAACCTCCCGCCGGTGGAGAGATCTGGCGACACGACGCCTGCAGGCGCGGCGCCTGTCCGCATTGAGCCGGCCGAAACAATAGTCATCGAAGCACGGGCCGGCGTGCCGTCAGGTGACCGGCCCCGCTCCACACCTCCGGTGCGCAAGCTGGCCAGGGACCATGGTGTTGACCTGGCGCTGGTTACCGGCACCGGTCCGGCAGGCCTGATCACCCGGGAGGACGTGCAGGAGTTCCTGCGGCAGGGCAGTGCCGGCCAGGCTGCCGCACCCGCCGGCCAGAAACGTGCCGGGGGCCAGGGGGAGCGGGAAACCCGGACACCCATCAAGGGTGTCCGCAAGCACACGGCAGCCGCGATGGTCTCCAGTGCCTTCACCGCTCCACACGTCACCGAGTTCCTCACCGTGGACGTCACCCCCAGCATGGAGTTGCTGGCGAAACTGCGTGGCACCCGGACGTTCGCAGGCCTCAAGCTGACTCCGCTGACGCTCGCTGCCAAAGCCGTGCTGATCGCCTTGAGCCGCAACCCTTCGCTGAACTCCCGCTGGGACGAGGCGAACCAGGAGATCGTTACCTTCAACTACGTGAACCTGGGCATCGCGGCGGCCACCCCGCGGGGACTGACGGTGCCGAATATCAAAGATGCGCACGCGCTGACCCTGGAGCAGTTGGCGGAGGCGTTGGCGTTGCTGGCGGACACCGCGCGGTCCGGGAAAACGGCGCCGGCGGACCTGTCCGGCGGGACCATGTCCATCACCAACATCGGCGTTTTCGGCATCGATGCAGGCACTCCCATCCTCAACCCCGGCGAAGCCGCCATCCTGGCGCTGGGTGCCGTGCGGTCCATGCCGTGGGAGTACCGCGGTGAGGTGGCCCTGCGCCAGGTGATGACCCTGAGCCTGTCCTTCGACCACCGCCTGGTGGACGGTGAGCAGGGCTCCCGGTTCCTGGCCGACGTCGGAGCAATCCTGGCCGAACCGGGAATGGTCCTGACGATGGTCTGA